In the Brucella anthropi ATCC 49188 genome, one interval contains:
- a CDS encoding NAD-dependent epimerase/dehydratase family protein, whose amino-acid sequence MKIAVTGAGGFIGSALTQVLTGEGHDVLPLSRNELSDPDFSGVETVVHCAALAHRTGAERPDADTFDAVNHRLAVELAAKAKAAGVRRFVFVSTIYTIAGNPSPLTPDMPLRPRDDYGRAKAKAEADLRELNGIEVVIARPVLVYGPGARANLKALIKLCDSGLPLPFGLADNRRSFVSLENVAHALTFLSVAPAEKVAGRVFHLAEPQPRSTKELVTKLRAALGKPVRLVPVPPVFMRVLLSAVGKSGLYDQLYGDLVADSSSLIEAGFDYLPGDQQLEAMARGLD is encoded by the coding sequence ATGAAGATAGCGGTCACCGGAGCGGGTGGTTTTATCGGAAGCGCACTCACTCAAGTGCTAACCGGGGAAGGGCATGATGTCCTGCCTCTGTCCCGGAATGAACTGTCTGATCCGGATTTTTCAGGTGTGGAAACGGTTGTTCATTGTGCAGCACTTGCTCACCGCACCGGCGCGGAACGACCGGATGCAGATACATTCGATGCGGTCAATCATCGACTGGCCGTGGAACTTGCTGCCAAGGCAAAAGCCGCCGGTGTAAGACGCTTCGTGTTTGTATCTACGATCTATACGATTGCGGGAAACCCATCGCCGCTGACGCCAGACATGCCGCTGAGGCCGCGTGATGATTACGGCCGTGCCAAGGCAAAGGCGGAAGCCGATCTGCGTGAACTCAACGGTATCGAGGTCGTCATTGCACGCCCGGTTCTCGTTTATGGTCCCGGAGCGCGGGCGAACCTGAAAGCCTTGATAAAGCTCTGCGATAGCGGGTTGCCGCTGCCGTTCGGTCTGGCGGACAACAGGCGCAGTTTCGTCTCGCTTGAAAACGTCGCACATGCGCTGACATTCTTAAGCGTTGCGCCTGCAGAAAAAGTTGCAGGGCGGGTGTTTCATCTTGCGGAGCCGCAACCCCGCTCCACAAAAGAGCTCGTGACGAAGCTGCGTGCTGCCTTGGGAAAGCCTGTGCGTCTTGTACCCGTTCCACCGGTCTTTATGCGGGTATTGCTTTCGGCAGTGGGCAAAAGCGGTCTCTACGACCAGCTTTATGGCGATCTGGTCGCGGACAGTTCGTCGCTGATTGAAGCAGGATTCGACTATTTGCCCGGTGACCAGCAACTCGAAGCAATGGCGCGTGGTCTGGATTAG
- the hdaA gene encoding DnaA regulatory inactivator HdaA: MREAPRQIPLNLEHQPGYHREDMIVTGSNRAAVDLIDRWPNWLSPVTILAGPTGSGKTHLAEIWRAGTGALLVDPTNITEEAVNGAAEYPVLIDDIGAAPFDETGLFHLINSVRQNAAQGLGPSLLMTSRLWPANWNVKLPDLASRLKAATVVEISEPDDLLLSGVIHKLFADRQVSVEPHVVAYLVSRIERSLLSAIQIVDKLDRAALEQKSRITRTLAAQVLAGSEQPER, translated from the coding sequence ATGCGTGAGGCACCGCGCCAGATTCCGTTGAATCTTGAGCATCAGCCCGGTTATCATCGGGAAGACATGATCGTCACGGGCTCCAACCGTGCCGCTGTCGATCTTATCGATCGCTGGCCGAACTGGCTGTCGCCTGTCACGATCCTTGCCGGGCCGACGGGGTCAGGCAAGACGCATCTGGCGGAAATCTGGCGCGCCGGAACAGGTGCGCTTCTGGTAGACCCCACGAACATTACCGAGGAAGCTGTAAACGGCGCTGCCGAATATCCGGTGCTGATCGATGATATTGGTGCTGCTCCTTTCGATGAAACCGGACTTTTCCATCTCATCAACAGCGTCCGGCAGAATGCGGCTCAGGGTCTTGGGCCTTCCCTGCTGATGACCTCCCGTCTGTGGCCAGCCAACTGGAACGTCAAGCTCCCTGATCTTGCCTCGCGTCTCAAGGCCGCAACCGTCGTGGAAATTTCAGAACCGGACGATCTGCTGCTTTCCGGCGTCATTCACAAACTCTTCGCGGACCGGCAGGTAAGCGTCGAGCCGCATGTCGTCGCCTATCTGGTGAGCCGGATCGAGCGCTCGCTTCTGTCTGCGATCCAGATCGTCGACAAGCTTGACCGGGCGGCACTTGAGCAGAAAAGCCGTATCACGCGCACGCTTGCCGCTCAGGTTCTGGCGGGCAGCGAACAGCCGGAACGCTGA